GTGATCGCAACTGTTCTTCATCATGCTGACTGGTAGTGAAAAGATGAAAAAGGCTGTCCCAAAGAATGATTGAGACAGCCTTGAGCCTGACAATTAAACCGTAAAGCGTTGAATCATATGCTGCAGTTCCTCGGCCATGCGGGCCAATTCCGTTGCAGATGCAGTGATTTCTTCCATTGAAGCAAGTTGTTCTTCTGTTGCAGCCGACACGTTCTGCGTCCCTGCAGCAGTCTCTTGCGTCACTTCATAAATGGCACTCATGGAACGTGATACTTCTTCGCTGCTTGCCGACATTTGTTCAACAGCCGCGGAAACCTCTTGAATTTGGTCGGCAACAGCGGTCACAGTACCATGAATCTTGGTAAAGGACTTACCCGCAAATTGAACGGCATTCAAGCCTTGAACAACTGCCTCAGAGGTACTGGATGTTGCCTTGACAGCTTCATTGGTGTCCATCTGAATGGACGTAACTAATTCTGCGATACCCTGAGCCGAAGAAGCCGATTGTTCGGCGAGTTTACGAATTTCGTTTGCGACCACCGCGAACCCTCTCCCTTGCTCCCCAGCTCTCGCAGCTTCTATTGATGCATTCAAAGAAAGCAAATTGGTTTGGGAAGCAATATCCGTAATCACGTTTACAATATTTCCGATTTGCTGGGACCGCTCACCCAGTTTTTGAACAGATTCTGCTAATCCCGTTACGGTGTTATGAATATGGTCCATGTGGGTAACCACAGATTCAATAGAAACTTGTCCTTCATCAGCCACTGCAGTTGCATCCGATGAGTTTTCTGTAACGCGCTGTGCACTTACCGCAATCTGCTGAATTCCTCCAGACATTTCACGTACAACAACGTTACTTTCGTCAACGCGGGCTGCCTGGCGCTCTGAGCCGTTTGCGACAACTTGGATAATTTCAGAAATATTCTGTGCCGCTTTGCCACTCTGCTCAGAGCTTGCCATTAATTCCTCAGCAGAAGCTGCTACTTGTTCTGAAGTCTGGCTGACGTCAACCAGCACTCCACGAATCGATTCCCGCATTTGATTAAAACTGTTACCAAGTTGGCCAAATTCATCCTTGTTCTTTATGAGAATCTCCTCGGTCAAGTTACCATCGCCTATCGTTTTTGCTGACCGGACCAGTGACTTCAGCGGTGTAATAATGCTACGAATGACAAAGAAGACGCAAAGGGCGCCGAGAAGCAGCGCGATCACCAGGACAATGATAGTTTCATGCAGAATTGGAGCTGATGCCGTCGCTTCGTCACGCAAGTCCATGGTACCGATGACTTTCCAGCCCGTGAGCTTATTTGTTTCAAACACGGACTGATTCGATTGACCGTTTAGCGTATACTTGACATCTCCGCTTGCTTGACTGTAAATGACAGCCCATTCGTGTGCATTCCCGACAGGTGAACCAGCTTTATGGCTGGGGTCAACAATGTAATGCTTTTGATTGTCCGCCAGCACGGCATATCCCGATTGGCCTATTTTCACGTGTTTTGCAATAGACGCAAGTGATTCTAGACTGAGATTCGTACCGATGATATATTTTCCGTCGGGCGACATTTCCGCCAACGCAACAACTTCGGTGCCGCTAACGACTGCAGAACTGTACGGAGCTGTAACAATCGGATGCCCAGGTGTGTTTTTTGCAGCGATGTACCATGGACGAACTTTCGGATTGAAGTTTTTGGGCATTTTCATGTGCGGGGCATGAAAATATCCACCCGCCATGGGAACAATCCAGCTCCCTTCCAGTTCAGGGTGCTTAGATTGAAATGCATCGAGAAGATCCTGTATCGTCGCCGGATCGTTATTACTTTTATCCACTTGGGACGTCAGCGTGTCGACATCTTCCTCATGCGTACTGATGTATGAATCGATTTGTGAGTTCAAAAGGTTCACATTCGACGTGGCCGTATTTAACATTTGGGTATTCACGCCGGATCGTGCACTGTTGTACGCGAACCCAGCAATCGCAATGCTTGGAAGTAATAAGATCCCCGCGAAGGCTGTTACAAGCTTTGAACTAATTTTCACTGTTCCGTTTCCCCTTCTCCTGATACAGACAATTTTTATATTTGTCTTGTATATTGATATATTCCAGCTCACACAAACCCCCACTTGCCTAGCAAGTGGGGTGTCTCCTGTTTATACGCCCTCGGAGTTCAGACTCAAAACGCCTGTACTGACATCGTCCAAGGAACGCTTTTTCGTCCTCGGTCCAAACAAGGAAACGACAATGGCTCCGATCAACCAAGTTGCAGCGATGAAGAAGAACACGCTTCTATAGCCACTTTGGACGAACAGTGCACTAATAATCAGCGGACCAAAAATATTGGAAAGTCGACCGATCCCATAGGGGATACCAGTTCCCACCCCACGCGCTTCTGTAGGATATAGCTCGGGTGTGTATGCGTAGGCGACTGCAGTGAAGACCCTTTCAAATACGTTAACCGAAAGACCAAACACAACGATCAGCAGCGGTTGGAACGTAAGTCCGTACAACAACCCGCTCAACGCAATGATGACTGCGGAGAAAACCAGTGTCCACTTCCGGTCGATGCGGTCTGCGATCAATGCAGCGATGTAGGAACCAAACGGTGCACCGAGCGTACTGAGTGACACGTACGTGAGTGATTTGCCTACTGTGATGCCATGCTTTACAAGAAGTGTCGGTGCCCAACTAGAATAACCAAAGAATCCGATTGTTTCGGCAACCCATAACACCGTCAGTAGTATGGTAATGCCTAAGTATCTTCCCCGTAGCAGTTGTGCCAAGCGCATTTTAGGAGCTTGGGCTTCCATATTTGCTTGCTTGGGTTCTGGCAGCGGTCCTTTTTCCTCTGTAACTAAACTCTCTATGTCGGACATAACTTTGTTTGCCATCGTGTAGTTCTTCCGGCTCTCATACCAACGTGGAGACTCAATCATTTTTCTGTTCAGCACTAAACACAAGATACCAAGTGCACCCCAGACAAAAACGAGGCGCCATCCCCATGTCCCAGCCGGGACAAGCAAACGAGCAATCCAAGATGTAATTGGTGTGCCACATATACCGATAACGATTGCTAAAGCCTGATACTTACCTCGAGAATGAGATGGAAACATCTCACTGATGTATGTGTTTGCTACAATGGTCATAGCCGCTAGCCCAACACCAGTTAAGAATCGAAATGTCCCCAATGATGCGGCATTCCAAGAAAACGCATTCAGCAGCGAAAACAGGGAGAAGAAAATAATCGTTGCGGACAGAGCGCGTTTTCTTCCTAGTTTGTCAGCAATCCAACCACCTATCACAGCACCGATGAACATACCCAAAAACGAGATAGAAGTAATATTGCCTATTGTCTGAATAGATAAGTGCCACGTCTTCAGTAATTTTGGAGCGACAACGGAAAATGTATTCGTGTCCGCAAACTCAAAAAAGTAGGCAAATGAAACCACAATCAGTGCAAGCTTATGGATTCCCGAAATTGGAAGTCTATCTAACCGATTTGAAACATTTGAAAATTCTACTTGATTCACCGCCATATATGGCTCCCCCTCAATTCGCCTCCAGAAATGACCTATCAGACAGTGGTGTCCAACAACCGTAAACTGTTTTAAGAGCTATTTAGAATGAGGCAGGGACAGATGCTGCCCCTGCACACAACACCTACTACTTCACATCGTCATAGGTATCAAAGTACACGACACCTTCCTGGTCCAGGACAGGACGCAGGCCATAAAAATCCAAACTCAATTCACCTGCGGCAATTTTACTTTTGGTGACTTCCTCTTTTGCTACTCTTTTCTTTGATGCGTCTAACGCAAAGGAAAGATCCTCGCGACGAACGACGACAACACCATCGGAATCGGCCATAATCAGGTCGCCAGGATTCACCGTTTGCCCGGAACACACGGCTGGCGAATTCACCCACCCGCCACGCGACTTCGTTGTTCCTTGAGAATAGACTGCTTTTGACCATACCGGAAACCCTAGTTCTCGAATACGCGTTACATCTCTGATGCCGGCATCTATGATGAGTCCCTTGACTCCCCGTCTGATGAGTGCGCTGACAATAAGCTCTCCTATCATCCCTGCAACGCTATCACCCAGCGTCGTCACGACAAGTATGTCGCCAGGCTGACAAACTTCAATTGCCGCATGAATCATTAGGTTGTCGCCAGCGTAACAGACGGCTGTCACGGCTGGTCCACAAATCATGACATCATCGATAATTGGCTTTAAGTCTGGACCAAGGAGTCCAACTTTCCCCTGCGCCTCATATACAGTTGAAACGTCTAACTTGGAGAATTCCTCTACAACAGAGGCCTCAGGTCGGGCGATATGACGAACAACATATTTCTGCGTCATACGAATTCACCACCGACGTATGGAAAGAAACGAGAAAATGCCTCAGCATACTTATATTGCTTTTCCCCAGACACACGGCGCGCGTGATTCCCTCTCAAACTCGCCTTAGCACCGTAGTAGTCGATCAAGTGCTGTTGCGCCTTGAAACAATTCATTGCAGCTGCCTTACGTTCGTAACTCTCCGTGATGTCAATAATCACTTCCGGTTTAAAGTCGCTGATTTCAGACTGATGCGGCTCAAACCCAAATATCCGAGCTTGTTTGGCAGTTGGATATCCGTCAAACCTCACACCATTTGATGTCGATAGAACACTTGCATCAAAAACAAATTTCGAAACCATTTCATGATCCGGATTAAACGCGTCTTTCGGTCCATGCGTCACGATATGATGAGGTCTCACTTCACGAATTTTCTTCACCATTTGATCCATTCGATCCCGATTGATCATCATATGGTAGTCTTCGTAGTCCCAAATCTCGAAGTTAGAGACACCTAAACACTCGGCCGCCTTTTCGATTTCGGACCGGCGAATCGTCTTCACATTATCTAGCGTTTGCCCTTCCACGTTCCAAAGGTCATTCGACTCGCCGCGTGCTCCGTAACTGAGAATAACCAATGACACATTAGCGCCGTGCATAATGTATTTAGCAATCGTCCCACCCGACCGCCAAACAAAGTCGGCAGCATGTGCACTTACTACTAAAAGGTTTACATTTTTGTCGATCACGATAGTTTCACTCCCCGAGAAATATCTCTTAACCTTCAGCTAAAAATGTCGTATTTTCGTCAGTCATCTGATGAACTTCATCTCTAGAAAATCCGTTCTCCAACAAGTTTTGAGCAAATGTTAAAAGCCCTTCATCGGGATAAGGTCCGGTAGGCTGTCCCAGATCCGTTGACAGGATGCAATGGGCTGGGCCGACGTACCGAATTTCTTCATAAACTGCTTCCCACGTTGTTTTGTTCGAATACGGCGTCGTAAAACAATGTTCCATGTACGCCCCCAACTCTGCCAACTGCTTCTGTTCCACCTTTGTCAGTCGGATTGACGGAAAATCAGGGTGTGTTATGACAATTTTCTTTACATTCCGTTTGACAGCTTCCTTGGTGATAGCAAAAATCTCATCTTTGCCTAAGTGACCAGTCGCAAGAATCAAATTATAATCCGCAATGATGTCCAAAATGTCCAACACGCTCGATTTTAAGGACCCGTTTTCCAAGATGCCAATGCTAGACTGGGTTTTACCTTTCTCAATTAGTTCCATCTGTAATGTCGCCCAGTACGGAAGCTTGTCATGTTTACCTGACTTAAAGTGCTCTTGTTCATTTGTTGCATCGAACGTGGGCATCCAAACAATCTTGGCACCGTCACGAGCCGCCATCTCTACTGCAAGCGGATTCAGTCCGCCTACCGAATTGTTTAAAGCGATTGCACCGATAGCATTGACCTTCGGATACATCTTCTTGACCAACTTCGCCCGCTCTGCTGTACAAAAATAATGTGATTTAATGCCATACCCCTTCATCCCAACGGCTTGAATCCGCTCGGCCATGTCCATGTCGTCAAGTTTTCGGTTCATCACATCGGGACCGGTGTGTACGTGTAAATCGTAAGCCCCTTCAAGTAATCCTTCGTACATTTTTTCGCCCCTCTTCGTGAATATCACAAAAGGTTATACAAAACAGAGAACTTAATTGTTCAACAATATTGATAACAATATTGGTAACATCATCGATTATATGAGTCTATGAATGCGGTGTCAAGGTGGAATATGGAAGACACACAATGAAGGGCCCTGCAGAAACTCTGCTGACCTAACTCATATGAGATAGTTATAGTGCTTATCGATGGTTTCACGAATGTGAGAAATATGGACCTGAATCGCTTGCTGAGCGGCATAACTATCGTGAGTTTTCAACGCATCGAGGATTAGTTTATGTTCCATAAGTGACTCTTTCGTTCGACCTGGGACCAAAATGGTTCTAAAGTGATAACGATTTAGC
This is a stretch of genomic DNA from Alicyclobacillus dauci. It encodes these proteins:
- a CDS encoding methyl-accepting chemotaxis protein — encoded protein: MKISSKLVTAFAGILLLPSIAIAGFAYNSARSGVNTQMLNTATSNVNLLNSQIDSYISTHEEDVDTLTSQVDKSNNDPATIQDLLDAFQSKHPELEGSWIVPMAGGYFHAPHMKMPKNFNPKVRPWYIAAKNTPGHPIVTAPYSSAVVSGTEVVALAEMSPDGKYIIGTNLSLESLASIAKHVKIGQSGYAVLADNQKHYIVDPSHKAGSPVGNAHEWAVIYSQASGDVKYTLNGQSNQSVFETNKLTGWKVIGTMDLRDEATASAPILHETIIVLVIALLLGALCVFFVIRSIITPLKSLVRSAKTIGDGNLTEEILIKNKDEFGQLGNSFNQMRESIRGVLVDVSQTSEQVAASAEELMASSEQSGKAAQNISEIIQVVANGSERQAARVDESNVVVREMSGGIQQIAVSAQRVTENSSDATAVADEGQVSIESVVTHMDHIHNTVTGLAESVQKLGERSQQIGNIVNVITDIASQTNLLSLNASIEAARAGEQGRGFAVVANEIRKLAEQSASSAQGIAELVTSIQMDTNEAVKATSSTSEAVVQGLNAVQFAGKSFTKIHGTVTAVADQIQEVSAAVEQMSASSEEVSRSMSAIYEVTQETAAGTQNVSAATEEQLASMEEITASATELARMAEELQHMIQRFTV
- a CDS encoding MFS transporter, with amino-acid sequence MAVNQVEFSNVSNRLDRLPISGIHKLALIVVSFAYFFEFADTNTFSVVAPKLLKTWHLSIQTIGNITSISFLGMFIGAVIGGWIADKLGRKRALSATIIFFSLFSLLNAFSWNAASLGTFRFLTGVGLAAMTIVANTYISEMFPSHSRGKYQALAIVIGICGTPITSWIARLLVPAGTWGWRLVFVWGALGILCLVLNRKMIESPRWYESRKNYTMANKVMSDIESLVTEEKGPLPEPKQANMEAQAPKMRLAQLLRGRYLGITILLTVLWVAETIGFFGYSSWAPTLLVKHGITVGKSLTYVSLSTLGAPFGSYIAALIADRIDRKWTLVFSAVIIALSGLLYGLTFQPLLIVVFGLSVNVFERVFTAVAYAYTPELYPTEARGVGTGIPYGIGRLSNIFGPLIISALFVQSGYRSVFFFIAATWLIGAIVVSLFGPRTKKRSLDDVSTGVLSLNSEGV
- a CDS encoding 4-carboxy-4-hydroxy-2-oxoadipate aldolase/oxaloacetate decarboxylase gives rise to the protein MTQKYVVRHIARPEASVVEEFSKLDVSTVYEAQGKVGLLGPDLKPIIDDVMICGPAVTAVCYAGDNLMIHAAIEVCQPGDILVVTTLGDSVAGMIGELIVSALIRRGVKGLIIDAGIRDVTRIRELGFPVWSKAVYSQGTTKSRGGWVNSPAVCSGQTVNPGDLIMADSDGVVVVRREDLSFALDASKKRVAKEEVTKSKIAAGELSLDFYGLRPVLDQEGVVYFDTYDDVK
- a CDS encoding PIG-L deacetylase family protein, encoding MIDKNVNLLVVSAHAADFVWRSGGTIAKYIMHGANVSLVILSYGARGESNDLWNVEGQTLDNVKTIRRSEIEKAAECLGVSNFEIWDYEDYHMMINRDRMDQMVKKIREVRPHHIVTHGPKDAFNPDHEMVSKFVFDASVLSTSNGVRFDGYPTAKQARIFGFEPHQSEISDFKPEVIIDITESYERKAAAMNCFKAQQHLIDYYGAKASLRGNHARRVSGEKQYKYAEAFSRFFPYVGGEFV
- a CDS encoding DUF6282 family protein, translated to MYEGLLEGAYDLHVHTGPDVMNRKLDDMDMAERIQAVGMKGYGIKSHYFCTAERAKLVKKMYPKVNAIGAIALNNSVGGLNPLAVEMAARDGAKIVWMPTFDATNEQEHFKSGKHDKLPYWATLQMELIEKGKTQSSIGILENGSLKSSVLDILDIIADYNLILATGHLGKDEIFAITKEAVKRNVKKIVITHPDFPSIRLTKVEQKQLAELGAYMEHCFTTPYSNKTTWEAVYEEIRYVGPAHCILSTDLGQPTGPYPDEGLLTFAQNLLENGFSRDEVHQMTDENTTFLAEG